One Vanessa cardui chromosome 4, ilVanCard2.1, whole genome shotgun sequence genomic window carries:
- the LOC124544358 gene encoding uncharacterized protein LOC124544358 isoform X1, which yields MADVSSDDRKVKLTKNGKVVKRRTRNPEEWHKQKQKRLRIAGLEYINANGKVVPPKQPGPDCNCRRQCFQKVPDDVRLKTFQGFYAMKTHDEQNAYLFGLMRQVDVKRKRVKSSSRRTCTFEYFVRVKGRETQVCQTAFKNIHAITERKVRVLCKKMDDGVMFPSDNRGKNSHRRSGEVRLPTTVIEQIKNHIYSIVHTHRLKDFIRLDKIAGLEINISKMWKDYIKTYDPDNISATMPKSKRHIDLELQNEQNQQTQHTAPQDTFTPIAYPGSGHLVNIAENYFENQYQTALATTTNSTNFYPTQNGPQGMGILLQSTVTRATQPTAFILLQTKPEPQQDNTLAIANAPYNHESEIQDSDEKSGKKIKKERKKGPIVKQWRYTNIFHDEINGAALAAIKTRLGMYYAESDAARKKAKQARPQESTQTQTVNDQPQIRTELAPIRPQHQPIRSHTVTIYT from the exons atgGCGGATGTCTCAAGCGATGACCGAAAAGTAAAGTTAACTAAAAATGGTAAAGTTGTGAAAAGACGCACACGAAACCCAGAAG aATGGCACAAACAGAAACAAAAGCGGCTGCGGATTGCTGGACTAGAATACATAAACGCAAATGGGAAAGTAGTTCCACCGAAACAACCCGGTCCCGATTGCAACTGCCGCCGTCAATGTTTTCAGAAAGTGCCCGACGATGTAAGACTCAAAACATTTCAAGGTTTCTATGCCATGAAGACACATGATGAGCAAAATGCTTACCTTTTTGGTCTTATGAGGCAGGTAGACGTTAAACGAAAAAGGGTAAAATCTAGTAGCAGGCGTACTtgtacatttgaatattttgtaagaGTTAAAGGGAGAGAAACTCAAGTTTGTCAGACTGCTTTTAAGAATATTCATGCCATAACAGAAAGAAAAGTCAGAGTACTTTGCAAGAAGATGGATGATGGTGTAATGTTTCCTAGTGACAATAGAGGGAAAAATAGTCACAGACGTTCCGGTGAGGTGCGTCTTCCAACAACTGTCatagaacaaattaaaaatcatatctATTCTATTGTTCATACACACAGACTAAAAGATTTTATAAGACTTGACAAAATTGCTGGATTAGAAATTAACATATCAAAGATGTGGAAAGATTACATAAAGACCTATGATCCTGATAACATATCTGCTACAATGCCCAAATCTAAGAGGCATATAGATTTAGAATTACAAAATGAACAAAATCAACAGACACAGCATACAGCTCCACAGGATACTTTTACCCCCATTGCATATCCAGGAAGTGGACATCTTGTTAATATTGCAGAGAACTACTTTGAAAATCAGTATCAAACTGCTCTGGCTACAACAACAAATTCAACAAACTTTTATCCAACACAAAATGGTCCTCAAGGTATGGGAATACTTTTACAATCAACTGTAACAAGGGCAACACAACCCACAGCTTTCATATTACTACAGACAAAACCAGAACCTCAACAAGATAACACATTAGCTATAGCAAACGCTCCTTATAATCATGAATCTGAAATTCAAGATAGTGATGAAAAGAgtggaaagaaaattaaaaaagaaagaaaaaagggCCCTATCGTTAAACAATGGAGGTACACAAATATCTTTCATGATGAAATCAATGGTGCGGCTTTAGCAGCAATCAAAACAAGACTTGGCATGTATTATGCTGAGAGTGATGCTGCAAGGAAAAAGGCCAAGCAGGCTCGGCCACAGGAGTCAACACAGACGCAAACGGTAAATGATCAGCCACAAATAAGAACAGAACTGGCTCCTATTAGACCACAGCATCAACCCATTAGATCACATACTGTAACAATTTAtacctaa
- the LOC124544098 gene encoding programmed cell death protein 6 isoform X2: MAFQSPMPSREFLWDIFRRVDKDRSGYISADELQQALSNGSWNSFNPETVRLMIGMFDKQNRGVISFEDFGALWKYVSDWQLCFRSFDRDNSGNIDKAELKNALTAFNYRLSDEVINIMVQKFDRFGRGTMLFDDFIQCCVTLYTLTSAFRQYDTDQDGVITIHYEQFLKMVFGLKV, from the exons ATGGCTTTCCAATCCCCAATGCCGAGTCGAGAATTCCTATGGGACATCTTTAGAAG AGTGGACAAAGACAGAAGTGGCTACATATCTGCGGATGAACTGCAACAAGCACTTTCAAATGGTTCATGGAATTCATTTAATCCAGAAACAGTACGACTAATGATTG GCATGTTTGATAAACAAAATAGAGGCGTTATATCATTTGAAGATTTTGGAGCACTTTGGAAATATGTTAGTGATTGGCAACTCTGCTTCCGATCATTTGATCGTGACAACTCTGGAAACATAGATAAAGCTGAGTTAAAGAATGCTCTTACAGCTTTTAACTACAGATTATCTGATGAAGTTATCAATATAATGGTCCAGAAATTTGATAGATTTGGAAGAGGAACAATGCTTTTTGATGACTTTATTCAATGCTGTGTTACTTTATAT acTCTAACTTCAGCTTTTCGACAGTATGACACAGACCAAGATGGTGTGATAACCATACATTATGAGCAGTTTCTAAAAATGGTTTTTGGACTAAAGGTATAA
- the LOC124544097 gene encoding dolichyl-phosphate beta-glucosyltransferase, producing MDFISILFTLILHGIVAALSLFVILTIIIYMTTNPYPSVERFTEEETYNNPKSKSKEKFPSINDPHSVNLSVIVPAYNEEERISPMLDETLNFLEGRIKENSTYKYEILVVSDGSNDNTVKITENYIQKYGSDKIRCLNLIKNRGKGGAVKLGMFSSRGALLLFADADGASKFEDLVKLEAAFEQVTNYNPINQPNEISQCEAIIIGSRAHLEKESLAKRSIFRNILMYGFHTLVWLFTVKGIKDTQCGFKLFSRKAANMLFQSLHVNRWAFDVELLYIAQKLNIPIVEIPIRWTEIDGSKVTPVISWIQMGCDLGLIWLKYKIGAWKIKYVK from the exons atggatttcatttcaattttatttacacttataTTGCACGGCATAGTAGCGGCTTTAAGCCTTTTTGTAATA cttacaataataatctatatgaCTACAAATCCATATCCATCAGTAGAGAGGTTTACTGAAGAAGAAACTTACAATAATCCAAAatcaaaaagtaaagaaaaatttcCCTCTATTAATGATCCACACAGTGTAAATTTAAGTGTAATAGTTCCTGCTTATAATGAAGAGGAAAGAA TATCACCTATGTTGGATGAAACCCTAAATTTCTTGGAGGGAAGAATCAAAGAGAACTCCACATACAAGTATGAAATCTTAGTTGTTAGCGACGGTAGCAATGACAACACAGTTAAAATAACTGAGAATTATATTCAGAAATATGGCAGTGATAAGATAAGGTGCTTAAACTTAATCAAAAACAGGGGTAAAGGTGGAGCGGTTAAActa GGTATGTTTAGCTCAAGAggtgctttattattatttgctgaTGCAGATGGTGCATCAAAGTTTGAAGATTTAGTTAAACTAGAAGCTGCATTTGAACAAGTGACTAATTACAACCCAATCAATCAACCTAATGAAATAAGTCAATGTGAAGCAATTATTATTGGCTCCAGAGCACATTTGGAGAAAGAATCTTTAGCTAAAAGAAGTATTTTtcg GAATATATTGATGTATGGATTCCATACTTTAGTTTGGTTATTCACTGTGAAAGGTATTAAAGATACGCAATGTGGATTTAAGTTATTTTCGAGAAAAGCAGCAAATATGTTATTTCAAAGTCTTCATGTTAACCGATg GGCTTTTGATGTAGAGTTACTGTACATAGCGCAAAAACTGAACATTCCAATTGTTGAAATTCCTATAAGATGGACTGAAATTGACGGTTCGAAGGTCACACCAGTAATTTCATGGATTCAAATGGGTTGCGACTTAGGTTTAATTTGGCTAAAATACAAGATTGGTGCATGGaagataaaatatgtcaaatag
- the LOC124544105 gene encoding 60S ribosomal protein L27a → MATSKKKTRKLRGHVSHGHGRIGKHRKHPGGRGNAGGEHHHRINMDKYHPGYFGKLGMRNYHLRRNKEFCPVLNLDKLWTLVSEQSRLKYANATDGKVPVINIVKAGYYKLLGKGKLPKQPVIVKAKFFSKTAERKIKEIGGACVLSA, encoded by the exons ATG GCAACCTCCAAGAAGAAGACTAGGAAGCTGAGAGGACATGTGAGCCATGGTCATGGACGTAtcg GTAAACACCGCAAGCATCCTGGAGGTCGCGGTAACGCTGGTGGTGAACATCACCACAGAATAAACATGGACAAATACCATCCAGGCTACTTTGGCAAA cttGGTATGAGAAATTACCATTTAAGAAGGAACAAGGAGTTTTGTCCAGTGCTGAACTTGGACAAACTTTGGACTCTGGTTTCTGAACAGTCGCGGCTTAAATACGCCAATGCCACTGATGGAAAAGTGCCCGTTATTAACATTGTGAAGgct GGTTACTACAAATTGCTCGGAAAGGGCAAGCTACCCAAACAGCCCGTAATTGTGAAGGCCAAATTCTTTTCAAAAACAGCTGAAAGGAAAATCAAGGAAATTGGCGGGGCATGTGTTTTGTCTGcgtaa
- the LOC124544358 gene encoding uncharacterized protein LOC124544358 isoform X2, which yields MKTHDEQNAYLFGLMRQVDVKRKRVKSSSRRTCTFEYFVRVKGRETQVCQTAFKNIHAITERKVRVLCKKMDDGVMFPSDNRGKNSHRRSGEVRLPTTVIEQIKNHIYSIVHTHRLKDFIRLDKIAGLEINISKMWKDYIKTYDPDNISATMPKSKRHIDLELQNEQNQQTQHTAPQDTFTPIAYPGSGHLVNIAENYFENQYQTALATTTNSTNFYPTQNGPQGMGILLQSTVTRATQPTAFILLQTKPEPQQDNTLAIANAPYNHESEIQDSDEKSGKKIKKERKKGPIVKQWRYTNIFHDEINGAALAAIKTRLGMYYAESDAARKKAKQARPQESTQTQTVNDQPQIRTELAPIRPQHQPIRSHTVTIYT from the coding sequence ATGAAGACACATGATGAGCAAAATGCTTACCTTTTTGGTCTTATGAGGCAGGTAGACGTTAAACGAAAAAGGGTAAAATCTAGTAGCAGGCGTACTtgtacatttgaatattttgtaagaGTTAAAGGGAGAGAAACTCAAGTTTGTCAGACTGCTTTTAAGAATATTCATGCCATAACAGAAAGAAAAGTCAGAGTACTTTGCAAGAAGATGGATGATGGTGTAATGTTTCCTAGTGACAATAGAGGGAAAAATAGTCACAGACGTTCCGGTGAGGTGCGTCTTCCAACAACTGTCatagaacaaattaaaaatcatatctATTCTATTGTTCATACACACAGACTAAAAGATTTTATAAGACTTGACAAAATTGCTGGATTAGAAATTAACATATCAAAGATGTGGAAAGATTACATAAAGACCTATGATCCTGATAACATATCTGCTACAATGCCCAAATCTAAGAGGCATATAGATTTAGAATTACAAAATGAACAAAATCAACAGACACAGCATACAGCTCCACAGGATACTTTTACCCCCATTGCATATCCAGGAAGTGGACATCTTGTTAATATTGCAGAGAACTACTTTGAAAATCAGTATCAAACTGCTCTGGCTACAACAACAAATTCAACAAACTTTTATCCAACACAAAATGGTCCTCAAGGTATGGGAATACTTTTACAATCAACTGTAACAAGGGCAACACAACCCACAGCTTTCATATTACTACAGACAAAACCAGAACCTCAACAAGATAACACATTAGCTATAGCAAACGCTCCTTATAATCATGAATCTGAAATTCAAGATAGTGATGAAAAGAgtggaaagaaaattaaaaaagaaagaaaaaagggCCCTATCGTTAAACAATGGAGGTACACAAATATCTTTCATGATGAAATCAATGGTGCGGCTTTAGCAGCAATCAAAACAAGACTTGGCATGTATTATGCTGAGAGTGATGCTGCAAGGAAAAAGGCCAAGCAGGCTCGGCCACAGGAGTCAACACAGACGCAAACGGTAAATGATCAGCCACAAATAAGAACAGAACTGGCTCCTATTAGACCACAGCATCAACCCATTAGATCACATACTGTAACAATTTAtacctaa
- the LOC124544098 gene encoding programmed cell death protein 6 isoform X1, with translation MAFQSPMPSREFLWDIFRRVDKDRSGYISADELQQALSNGSWNSFNPETVRLMIGMFDKQNRGVISFEDFGALWKYVSDWQLCFRSFDRDNSGNIDKAELKNALTAFNYRLSDEVINIMVQKFDRFGRGTMLFDDFIQCCVTLYTLTSAFRQYDTDQDGVITIHYEQFLKMVFGLKCWP, from the exons ATGGCTTTCCAATCCCCAATGCCGAGTCGAGAATTCCTATGGGACATCTTTAGAAG AGTGGACAAAGACAGAAGTGGCTACATATCTGCGGATGAACTGCAACAAGCACTTTCAAATGGTTCATGGAATTCATTTAATCCAGAAACAGTACGACTAATGATTG GCATGTTTGATAAACAAAATAGAGGCGTTATATCATTTGAAGATTTTGGAGCACTTTGGAAATATGTTAGTGATTGGCAACTCTGCTTCCGATCATTTGATCGTGACAACTCTGGAAACATAGATAAAGCTGAGTTAAAGAATGCTCTTACAGCTTTTAACTACAGATTATCTGATGAAGTTATCAATATAATGGTCCAGAAATTTGATAGATTTGGAAGAGGAACAATGCTTTTTGATGACTTTATTCAATGCTGTGTTACTTTATAT acTCTAACTTCAGCTTTTCGACAGTATGACACAGACCAAGATGGTGTGATAACCATACATTATGAGCAGTTTCTAAAAATGGTTTTTGGACTAAAG TGTTGGCCGTAA